In Sebaldella termitidis ATCC 33386, one DNA window encodes the following:
- a CDS encoding TSUP family transporter: MIRNFIHKFFEEEIIIFHSIDNFVPFVLLLFAGGFIDSIAGGGGLLTLPAYLLTGLPTVSALATNKFSSIFGTFGSFLGYLKHNKLHLKLLKFLVPASFAGSMLGSFIVTKIKADFLNAAIPFLILGVGLYSLFNKSLGGVSMYKHPKKAVLTKGIFFTFLVGFYDGFFGPGAGTFFIVMLIKIFSVDFLEASGNTKLLNFASGLSAFFIFLINGKVNFFYGLIGTVAILLGSLAGTKLAIKKGVPFIRPVFLSVSFIIAIKMFYDKLLH, translated from the coding sequence ATTATCCGTAATTTCATACATAAATTTTTTGAGGAGGAGATTATCATTTTTCACAGCATTGACAACTTTGTACCTTTTGTTTTACTGCTTTTTGCAGGGGGCTTTATAGATTCTATTGCAGGAGGAGGCGGACTTCTTACACTGCCGGCCTATCTGCTGACAGGACTTCCCACTGTATCTGCACTGGCAACCAATAAGTTTTCTTCTATTTTCGGAACCTTCGGAAGCTTTCTAGGCTATCTGAAACATAATAAACTGCATCTGAAACTGCTGAAATTTCTGGTTCCTGCTTCTTTTGCAGGTTCTATGCTCGGTTCATTTATAGTTACGAAAATAAAAGCAGATTTTCTAAATGCCGCTATTCCTTTCCTGATACTTGGCGTGGGTCTGTATTCTCTCTTTAATAAGTCTCTTGGAGGAGTAAGCATGTACAAGCATCCCAAAAAAGCTGTTCTCACAAAGGGAATTTTTTTCACTTTTCTTGTGGGCTTTTATGACGGTTTTTTTGGACCAGGGGCAGGAACATTTTTTATAGTTATGCTTATAAAGATATTCAGTGTTGATTTTCTTGAAGCTTCTGGAAATACCAAATTATTGAATTTTGCATCAGGTTTGTCAGCTTTTTTTATTTTCCTGATCAACGGAAAGGTAAACTTCTTTTACGGCTTAATCGGTACTGTTGCTATTCTGCTCGGTTCTCTTGCAGGAACAAAACTTGCCATAAAAAAGGGAGTTCCATTTATAAGACCGGTATTTTTAAGTGTTTCTTTTATTATTGCAATTAAAATGTTTTATGATAAACTTCTCCACTAA
- a CDS encoding OmpG family monomeric porin has product MKKFLVLSLFLGLVGSVQALEKLDITTGAYIESENHNAVYNSSDVTVHGFRVNLNAKDFPLWTEFVYEYRNADSSSGHKGDADRYKVMLGSALKYGNFNFNPTYELRITDMRESSEKTTDHRFQPNWGYTFNDQWSLYNGWLFGYRQDDAYRGYSEVKSWDDYFHELETGVKYKFADSQAVSFSIYNEYVKSEKSDMQYRAHKFDDWQVRIAYEKKFDNGIAVSPFIRYSVSSKTENSNGVDTDHDGKGRYGVKMGYVADNGIGVYAETYYQNEPRENTPGPDSPDKNRVFFKLGLDYKF; this is encoded by the coding sequence ATGAAGAAGTTTTTGGTATTAAGTCTATTCCTAGGTTTAGTAGGAAGTGTTCAGGCTTTAGAAAAATTAGATATCACAACAGGAGCGTACATTGAATCAGAAAATCATAATGCTGTTTATAATTCAAGCGACGTTACTGTACATGGTTTCAGAGTTAACTTAAATGCTAAGGATTTTCCTTTGTGGACTGAATTCGTATATGAGTATAGAAATGCTGACAGTTCTTCAGGTCATAAAGGAGATGCTGATAGATACAAAGTTATGTTAGGTTCTGCACTTAAGTATGGAAATTTTAATTTTAATCCAACATATGAATTAAGAATCACTGATATGAGAGAATCTTCTGAGAAGACAACAGATCACAGATTTCAGCCAAACTGGGGCTATACATTTAATGATCAATGGTCATTGTATAACGGCTGGTTATTTGGTTACAGACAAGACGACGCATACAGAGGGTATTCGGAAGTGAAATCTTGGGATGACTATTTCCATGAGTTAGAAACAGGAGTTAAGTACAAATTTGCCGACAGTCAGGCAGTATCTTTTTCAATATATAATGAGTATGTAAAAAGTGAAAAATCTGATATGCAATATAGAGCTCATAAATTTGATGACTGGCAGGTAAGAATAGCATATGAAAAGAAATTTGATAACGGAATTGCCGTATCACCTTTTATAAGATACAGTGTAAGCTCTAAAACAGAGAATAGCAACGGGGTGGACACAGACCACGACGGAAAAGGAAGATATGGTGTAAAAATGGGATATGTAGCTGATAATGGAATCGGAGTTTACGCTGAAACATATTATCAGAACGAGCCGAGAGAAAATACTCCAGGACCAGATTCTCCTGATAAAAACAGAGTATTCTTCAAACTTGGTTTAGATTATAAATTTTAG
- the uvrB gene encoding excinuclease ABC subunit UvrB, which translates to MDFKIHSDFKPTGDQPEAIEKIVENLENGVSDQILLGVTGSGKTFTVANVIERLNRPALIMAPNKTLAAQLYNEYKQFFPDNAVEYFVSYYDYYQPEAYVAVTDTYIEKDSSINDEIDKLRHAATAALLNRRDVIIVASVSAIYGLGSPEAYKKRSIPIDVSVGFDRNDLILRLVDLRYERNDYAFERGKFRVNGDVVDLYPTYQDTGYRFEFFGDDLEDISEINTLTGQKIRKIQRISIMPATHYLSTEDSETMFREIKSELDERIEFFNKKNMLLEAQRIKQRTEYDLEMIAEIGFCKGIENYSRYLTGKGPGETPDTLIDYFPKDLVVFLDESHISVPQINGMYKGDRARKQSLIDNGFRLPSAFDNRPMRFEEFFEKTPQVVYISATPGDYEMEQSKSEVIEQLVRPTGIVEPTIEVRPTKNQIDDLMDEIKLRVEKGERVLVTTLTKKMAEELTDYYLEYGLKVKYMHSDIETLERIEIIRGLRRGEFDVLVGINLLREGLDIPEVALVAILEADKEGYLRSRRSLIQTMGRAARNVEGKVILYADRITGSMKEAMDEVERRREIQIEYNKEHNINPKTIVSKISDSIVDYEIGNEEKVDRIKKIYKDKKDIEKEIRILEKEIRKLAEELNFEKAIAKRDEMKALKELLLEL; encoded by the coding sequence ATGGATTTTAAGATACATTCGGACTTTAAGCCTACCGGAGATCAGCCGGAAGCAATAGAAAAAATAGTGGAAAATCTGGAAAACGGAGTTTCCGATCAGATACTTCTCGGGGTTACAGGTTCCGGGAAGACTTTTACAGTGGCAAATGTAATAGAAAGATTAAACAGACCTGCATTAATCATGGCTCCGAACAAAACACTCGCAGCACAGCTTTATAACGAATATAAGCAGTTTTTTCCAGATAATGCCGTGGAATATTTCGTATCATATTATGATTATTATCAACCGGAAGCTTATGTAGCTGTTACGGATACCTACATAGAGAAGGATTCGTCAATAAATGACGAAATAGATAAATTGCGGCATGCTGCTACGGCAGCCCTTTTGAACAGAAGAGACGTTATTATAGTAGCATCTGTTTCTGCAATATACGGCTTAGGATCACCGGAAGCATATAAAAAAAGATCTATACCGATAGATGTTTCTGTGGGATTTGACAGAAATGATCTGATACTGAGACTTGTAGATCTGAGATACGAAAGAAATGATTATGCATTCGAACGTGGAAAGTTCAGAGTTAACGGGGATGTTGTGGATTTATATCCGACTTATCAGGATACTGGATATAGATTTGAGTTTTTCGGGGATGATCTGGAAGATATATCGGAGATAAATACATTAACAGGACAGAAAATCAGGAAAATTCAGAGAATTTCAATAATGCCGGCGACTCATTACCTTTCTACAGAGGATTCCGAGACAATGTTCAGGGAAATAAAAAGTGAACTGGATGAGAGAATAGAATTTTTTAATAAAAAAAATATGCTTCTGGAAGCACAGAGAATAAAACAAAGAACCGAATATGATCTGGAAATGATAGCAGAAATAGGTTTTTGCAAGGGGATAGAGAACTATTCCAGATATCTGACAGGAAAAGGTCCGGGAGAAACACCCGACACTCTGATAGATTATTTCCCAAAAGATCTTGTTGTCTTTTTGGATGAGTCACATATTTCCGTTCCGCAGATTAACGGTATGTATAAAGGGGACAGGGCAAGAAAGCAGTCATTGATTGATAACGGGTTCAGACTTCCAAGTGCTTTTGATAACAGACCGATGAGATTCGAGGAATTTTTCGAAAAAACACCTCAGGTTGTTTATATTTCAGCTACTCCGGGAGATTATGAAATGGAGCAGTCAAAGAGTGAGGTAATAGAACAGCTGGTAAGACCTACGGGAATAGTGGAGCCTACTATAGAAGTAAGACCTACAAAAAATCAGATCGATGATTTAATGGATGAAATAAAGCTGAGAGTAGAAAAGGGCGAAAGGGTGCTTGTTACCACACTTACTAAAAAGATGGCTGAAGAGCTTACGGATTATTATCTGGAATATGGTCTGAAAGTAAAATATATGCATTCTGATATAGAAACACTGGAAAGAATAGAGATAATAAGAGGACTACGGAGAGGGGAATTTGATGTACTTGTGGGGATAAACCTTTTGAGAGAGGGATTGGATATACCGGAAGTAGCACTTGTAGCTATTTTGGAAGCTGACAAGGAAGGATATCTGAGATCCAGAAGATCATTGATACAGACTATGGGAAGAGCGGCAAGAAACGTAGAAGGAAAAGTAATTCTTTATGCAGACAGAATAACAGGATCAATGAAAGAAGCAATGGACGAGGTAGAGAGAAGACGTGAAATTCAGATCGAATATAATAAAGAACATAATATAAATCCAAAAACAATTGTAAGTAAAATTTCTGATTCCATTGTGGATTATGAAATAGGCAATGAAGAAAAAGTAGACAGAATCAAGAAGATTTACAAGGATAAAAAAGATATAGAAAAAGAGATAAGAATTCTTGAAAAGGAAATAAGAAAACTGGCTGAGGAGCTGAATTTTGAAAAGGCAATAGCTAAAAGAGACGAGATGAAGGCTCTGAAAGAGCTGCTGCTGGAATTATAA